The Candidatus Angelobacter sp. DNA window CGACGTGATGAGCAGCACCATGCCCAGGATCCAGAAGGTCTGGCCGTTCGGATGGTGCGCCGGGTCGGCAAGCGTCGCCAGCGGCGAATAGGAAGTCCAACCCGATCGCGCGGCGCCACCCGGAATGAAAAAGCTGAAGAACATCACCACGCCGCCGAGGAAGTAACTTTGATAGCTGACCATGTTGACGCGCGGAAACGCCATGTCCGGCGCGCCAATTTGCAGCGGGACGACGAAGTTGCCGAACGCCGCGAAGGCAATGGGCACGATCGCCAGAAAGACCATGATCGTGCCGTGCATTGCACCGAACGCATTGTAGAGGTCCGGTTGCATCACGCCGCCGTTGGCCATTTCCTCGCCCAGGACTTTCAGAAGGAGGTCGCCGATAATCGGAATCGGTTTGCCCGGATACGCGATCTGCCAGCGCATGAGCATCATCAGGCAAAAGCCAAAAAACAGAAACATGAGGCCCGTGATACCGTATTGAATACCGATGATCTTGTGGTCCGTGGAGAAAATGTACTTGCGCCAAAAGCCCGGCTGCTCGTGATGGGCCTCATGGCCGGTGTGATGTTCCGTCTGTTGAGTGGTTGGCTGCATGACTGTCTTCGTTTTTCTGACGTCCGCCTGAAACCGGAAAACCGGGCGCGGAATTGAGGGGCGATAATTAACGTCGCCCTCTTTCCGGTGTCAACGCGAATGCTTCATTATTTGATCTTGTCCAATACCATCAGGCCGAGCAAGAGCGGCAAATACAGGATCGACGCGTAAAAAAGCTGCCGGGCGCGCGTCAGCGTCAACTCGCGGGAAAACTGGACCGCCTGCCATAGAAACGCCATGCCGAGGATCAATGCGCCGAACAGGTATATCGGCCCGGTCAGTTTGAACAAAAAGGGACAAAGACTGACCGGCAGCAGACCGAGCGTATGACTGACCGTTTGGCCCGCCGTGCGCCGCCCATCGGAGTCGAACACCGGCAGCATCGCGAAGCCCGCCTTCGCATATTCGTCCCGATACATCCAGGCAATCGCCAGAAAGTGCGGCAGTTGCCAGAAAAACAAAATGGCGAACAAAGACCAGCCTTCCACGTTGATTTCACCACGCGCTGCGGTCCATCCCATCAACGGCGGCAGGGCTCCGGGAATTGCGCCGATCGCCGTGTTCAACGTGGTGACGCGTTTAAGCGGCGTGTAGATGAAAAGATAGCTCGCCAGCGTGATGGCGCCCAGCACGCTCGTCTCGAGGTTCACTGCCAGAGCAAGGTAGATCAATCCTCCGGCCGAGCTGATGCCACCGAATATCAGGACCGTGTCAGCTTGCAGGCGTCCGGAAGGAAGCGGCCGGTCTTCGGTTCGCCGCATTCTTGCGTCGAACTTGCGCTCGATCAATTGATTGAGCGCCGCCGCCCCGCCCGCCACCAGGGCCGTGCCCGCCAGCGCGCGCAGCATCAGCAGATAATCCATCGCCCCCCGAAACCCGACATAGAAGCCCACCAATGTCGTCAACAAAACCAGGAACGTCAGCCGCGCCTTGAGCAGCTCACTGAAAACCGCGACGCGGCCCTTGTCGGCGACGACCACCACGGGAATGGATTGAGCGGTTGCCTTCATCGCTGCTTCAACGGACGTTGGGCGCGGCATTCGCTCCCCCCGCGAACGGGACGGCTCCCGACTCTCCTTTTGCCGCCACTTGCACCGACATTGCGGTCCGCACCAGACATCGGAACGAAACGATGGAAAGCATGGCCCCGGTCATCAGCGACAGAGCGCCAACCGCGACGTGCGCGGTGGCGACGTCGGCCGATTTTCCGGTCCAGATCGTTCCCGCACCCAACAGAATTTGAGTCATAATCAGCACCA harbors:
- a CDS encoding cbb3-type cytochrome c oxidase subunit I gives rise to the protein MQPTTQQTEHHTGHEAHHEQPGFWRKYIFSTDHKIIGIQYGITGLMFLFFGFCLMMLMRWQIAYPGKPIPIIGDLLLKVLGEEMANGGVMQPDLYNAFGAMHGTIMVFLAIVPIAFAAFGNFVVPLQIGAPDMAFPRVNMVSYQSYFLGGVVMFFSFFIPGGAARSGWTSYSPLATLADPAHHPNGQTFWILGMVLLITS
- the cyoE gene encoding heme o synthase is translated as MKATAQSIPVVVVADKGRVAVFSELLKARLTFLVLLTTLVGFYVGFRGAMDYLLMLRALAGTALVAGGAAALNQLIERKFDARMRRTEDRPLPSGRLQADTVLIFGGISSAGGLIYLALAVNLETSVLGAITLASYLFIYTPLKRVTTLNTAIGAIPGALPPLMGWTAARGEINVEGWSLFAILFFWQLPHFLAIAWMYRDEYAKAGFAMLPVFDSDGRRTAGQTVSHTLGLLPVSLCPFLFKLTGPIYLFGALILGMAFLWQAVQFSRELTLTRARQLFYASILYLPLLLGLMVLDKIK